The genomic DNA TGGGTCAGGAACCGGCTGACGGCGCGGCTGCGAACATACACGTTGCAGTCGTCGGCGTAGCGGCAGAAGCGGAGATCGTCGAGCAGGAGGTTACTCAGGAGGGGCGAGAGCGGACCGCCTTGCGGGGTCCCCTCGTCCACCGGACGGACCAAGCCGTCCTCCATCACCCCGGCATTGAGGAATGCCCGGATGAGTTTGAGCACACGCTTGTCCGCCACCATCGCGGCGAGGCGCGCCACCAGGCTGTCGTGATTGACTCGATCGAAAAATCTTTCGAGATCAAGATCGACCACATAGCTGTAGCCCTCGGCAATGTAGCATTGCGCTTGGGCTACCGCCTGATGAGCGGAGCGTCCCGGACGGAAGCCGCTGTGCTCGGAGAATGTCGGGTCCCACTGCTCCTGGAGAACCTGCAGCAGGGCTTGCTGGATCAGCCTGTCGACGACGCAAGGCACGTCGAGCTTTCTGACCCCGCCCTCCGGCTTGGGGATTTCGACCCGCTTGACCGGCTGCGGCTGGTAGGTTCCCTTGAGCAATTGAGACCGAGTGCTTGGCCAATGCTCACGCAGGTGGTCCTTGGCGACGTCGATAGTCATCCCATGCACGTGCCTGGCTACGCCACGTGCTCACTGAATTGCCCCAGCGCTTAACTGACGCCGACATCGAGGATCTGCTGACGTTCAACTTCGGCGAACGTGCGCACCAAAACACCTGCTGACGCTCGAAACCCCAATTTTCAATGCGACAATCCAGACCCGCAGGACCCCGGTGCTCGCCCTAGTGTGCTCCAAAAAGCGCGCTTACCAATGTTGATCGCGTCGTCTGACGCGCTGGTCATGTGTTCGACTGCGTCAGCATCGGAGTGGCTGCTTTCAGCCGAGGAGTTTGTCATGACCCAACTTCGCCAGCGCATGAGGGAGAGCATGGAAGGCACAATTCCGCGCTCAATACCCGGCAAGTTCTGCGGCTTCTTGGGAAGCGGAAGGAGCTTTTCAGCCGCCCAGTCCCTTTTGATGCCGCTTCATTTGAACGCTCATAGCGGGCCACCCGTGCCGGCGGCTTAGTCCAACACGTTTTTTTGCTAACCGTCGCGATCCACCGCAGTGCGCTTTTGCTACCCTGCCTTTTAGCCGCGACGCCCAAGCTGCGGGAAATCCACCCGCCCGAAGCCGTGAGCGCGAAGCCGAATTACATACTCGACCGCGACGAAAAGTTCCGGTTCTGAAGGTAGGCATGCTGGAAAGCAGATTTGCTTGGTTGCGCCCCAGAGTGAAAGGTCGACTTGACTGTCGACATATTGTCGTTAT from Mesorhizobium sp. M1E.F.Ca.ET.045.02.1.1 includes the following:
- a CDS encoding reverse transcriptase domain-containing protein, with product MTIDVAKDHLREHWPSTRSQLLKGTYQPQPVKRVEIPKPEGGVRKLDVPCVVDRLIQQALLQVLQEQWDPTFSEHSGFRPGRSAHQAVAQAQCYIAEGYSYVVDLDLERFFDRVNHDSLVARLAAMVADKRVLKLIRAFLNAGVMEDGLVRPVDEGTPQGGPLSPLLSNLLLDDLRFCRYADDCNVYVRSRAVSRFLTQKLLLKVNAAKGSVARPEERKFLGFNLANDVSERRIAPKALAKFKALSGDLTRGTRGRMRPPKTPHGAVGGDQDRSLLVVP